TTTAGACAGCCTTTGCGCTGTCTTTTTTATATCTCTATGTATGAGGAGTGCATCAAAAAGTTCCTGCCGTTTATATACCGGGAAATAAAAAAGGAGACAATGTCTCCCTTTTCATACCAAAAATATTTTTTTCCATTTCGCAACCGTATTCCTACTTAATTTAAAATGACTCGCCAACTGGCTATTATTAAGTTTGTGTTTTTTCTGGTAATCTAATATTATTAAAATATCAGATTTTCTATAGGAACGATACTTCTGGTTATCATTTTCAGTTTGATTATTTGTTTTTCCGAAAATTATTGTATTGAGTTCAATAATATTTAAGACAGATAAATTATCTTTCTCCAGCAATTTTTTACATCTCTCCTGTTTATGAGGGAACTTCTTAATAAGTATATCTGTATAGATAAGTTTATAATCTGGTATCATTTCTTATACTTGTTTATCCATTTATAAAGTGTAGTCTTAGGAATCTTATATTTTTCCATTATCTGAATCTTACTCATTTCACCGGTATGGATTTGTTCTAAAATAAAATCAATAACTTCTTTTGTATAGACATTCTTACGAAACTTAGGAAGGCTTATTGTTTGATTTTTTGTTTTAAGACCTGTTGTAGGCGGTGCATATAATATCAAGTGCTGTGAATAAAGTCTAAAAAAATCATATTCCAAGAGTTTACTCCACCTCAACAGAATTTCTGAATCAAGACTTTTTTGAAGGTACATTTCTCTTACTTCTTTCTGGGAACATTTAAAAAAATTACAGATACGTGATACCTCTATTTCATTATTTTTTACTCCTTGTTCAATTAATTGCCCAATGTGGATACTTTTGAAATTCATAAAATATAGTAGATCTTTGATTGAATTTGGTAATACTCTTTCTATTTGAATCACCGTTAGCGTTGAAGCCATGCAGTGATGTTATTGAAAATCTATTTTAAGATGTTAGGGTATTCTATTAAAAAAATAAATAGGGATAATTCTTTTTAATATGAAACATCTTATTATTTCGTTTAATTTAAATTTTTAGACTGCATTTTAGAATATTTCATTAAAAAGCTGAATTATTTATATTTTTTAATAGAAAGCCCCCGTTTGTTCTATCATTTGATTCGTATAATAATAATTTAAAAACGAGGGCTTTCAGAGTAATTATAAATTAAAATAGATTGTATTCTCTTTACTTTACAATTAGTGTGGATTAATTCCTGATACAGCAGCTTTCTTTAGCCCCCATGCTACAGCATTCATTTCTAATGCTGAATTATAAACGTATGGTGAAGCTGTGTTATCACCATTACCGTATTGTTTTGACACAGGAAGCCAAGTGCTATTGTTGAATATTGATGGATATCCACCAGGATCCGTATTACCTTGAGTTGCTACTCCTACAGTATCTCCCAGCATAAAGAAATTATAATTATCGTTATACCAAACAGTAGAATAAGAAGGATTTACTTCTATATGTCCCCAATTATTATTAGCCGGAGCTACCTGAACTGATCCTGCAGGAAGAGATCTCATTACAATAGTTCCGGTTGTAGTATTATCTTCACCCCAATATTTACCTCCCAGGTTACCGAAAGGTCCATTTATTACCGGATCGTTTGGTAAAATATTGATTGCGTAATTATTATCATCATTTGGTACTGCAGGACAATTTACAGTACAGGTTGTCTGCCATGCTAATTCAGATGTTGGCAAATTAAAGATTCCGTTTATTAAAGTCTGAGCATCTGTTAATCCTGTACCAACCGGGCTGCCAAGACCAGTTGAGTTACTAGCATAGATAAGTACCCCCCCTTTTCTTACATAATCTCTTAGTGCATTTGTTAAAGCTGCACTGTTTGGAGCAGCATAAGAAAAATACATAATAATATCCGGTGGATTGTTAGTAATATTTGTAGTTGCTGTTGCAGCATCATTTGTACTCCAAGCCTGGGTAAAATTCACAATTTTCACAACCCCATTAGGACTAAAGTTTGCATTAAGTGCACTATTTCTTGTACCAGTCCATGAATAAGTACCATCATTTCCAATCAGAGCATATGTCATAGCAGGTAATATTACTGGTATAGTAGCAGAACATGTAGCATTTCCGCTAACTGTATTGGCAGTTATTGCAACCTGAAAATCAGTGTTTACTGTAGGTGTTCCACTTCCTATCAAAGTGATTTGCTGTGTCCCTGTTGAAGTAAATACACCTGAAGCTGAGAAAGTAACACCATTTACATTAGGTGTAGAGATATTATATGAGCCTAATGTATTTACATTAACGTTCATCGTAATCGTATTACTAGCTGTAAGCGCTGTCCCTTTTACATAGTTACCGTTAACAGTGATAGAAGAACAATTAAGTGCATAAGCTGCAATATCCGGGTTTACAGTTACAGGAACAGTACATGCTGTTTGGGATGTGCTTCCTGAAGAACTGATAATGAAGTTATTTGTCCCTACAGCTGTAGGTGTTCCTTGTGCGTACAGTCTTATAGTCTGTGTCCCAGTTGTTGTTAAAGTACCTTGCCCTACAAACGAATACCCGTTTTCAGGATTAGAAGATGCTGTTATAAGATAAGCACCGGGTTTTGTTACGTTTACTAAAGTGATTGCTATATAATTGGTACCATCTGTTTCTTTTCCTTTTACATAGGTTCCTTTCAGAGATACGTTAGCACAATCGAAGGTGAATTTAGCATTCCCCATATTTCCACAAAGACTTTTCCATTCCAGCTCAGGAGCATCCCAGTAATTATAACAGTTCTCAGTGGTATTAAAGATCATCATACTGTTTTCTGCCGTTGCTACTGTGATATTATCTCTTTCTGTTGCAGTGTAACGCTGTATCATCACACCGTTGTATTTATCTGGTACTCCTGTACTTGCTGGATTCTTTCTTTCCGACACATGTAATCCCGCATTAGAATTTGGGCGGTCCGTATTGATACCCACCTGGCTATATGCCAATACGGAGAATAATACAGCAAAAATTAAGATTATATTTTTCTTCATTTGTTTTTTAATTGTTGTGATAACAGAAATATAATATCCTGTTAATCCATTTCACATTTAATGTTTTAGAATTGTATTTTATTTGGTCCTAACAACTTTTAAAGCTTGTTAGATCCTGAACCTTATAAGTATTTGATATATTTTTATACTTAAAACAAATAGGTGGGGGTCTGATTCTAAGATTTTTTATAAAAAAATATAATGGAGAGTTGGTGTTATACACAAGCCATAGATCTAATAAAAAAACAAAAAACGGAATCTGATTTAACCAACTAAAAGTCAGTAATTTAAAATAGCAACCAGATAATAAGGACATGCAATATCTGCCATTTGAAACAGAAAGCCTATAATGTAGACTATTACAGTTTGAAAAGTAAATACTTTTAATTTTTATACGTTTCTTCTCTCTTATTCCATCTATATCTTCATGCAATTTTGTTTTCTGATTAGAAGACTGTACAGACCTTATATCATTAGCTTTTATTTTCCTGTTAATAAGAATATCCTGTAAACTGTATAAAACCGTTTCTTTCAAAACAAAAAAGACATCATTTGTTTTTATTTCTTTATTCCTATTCTTTAAGAAAGAAGAATTTTTTGTTTGGATTGGCAGTTGGACTTCATTAGAAATGTAAGATTCTTCCGAGACAAAAATTAGATCCGAATCATTATTTTGATTATTTTTGCCGCACTTAATTTGTTTCTGTTTTTTTCCAGATTGCACCCTCGTGCCACAGATAAATACTGCTCCCGGTATAGGAACACCTACTAATATCTTTTTTGCTATAGGCACAATATTTTTTATCATTTGTATTTCCCTGCAAAGTTATACGAACCAATAGGGAATGGGAAAATAAATAGGAAAAAGCATCAATGAAAAGTGATTACTTATTGAAAAAAGCAAACATTATCACTCAGAAACAAAATACAATATAACCTACTGAAAAACAAAAAATTAAACAAATGAAAATTGATTTATTATTGGGTATTTCATAAAAAACACAAAAGAAAATGGATAATATAAAACTGAGAGAACAGGAAGCTTTACGACTTAAAAAAGAATTGGTAACCAGATATAATTATCTGATGGCAATTATTTTATTAATATATACCCTTATATTCTTTTTCATTATTAATGACAAACTGGTAGGATATTATTGTCTTGTAGGAACATTTTTTTTAGTTGTCCTGATGTATATTTTCAAAGACACTACTTTTCCATCAATATCTTTAGAAAAAAAAGTACAAACTTATCTCATCTTTGCACCATTGTACGTGTTTTTCTTAATATTTTATTTCTGGAAATATACTATTGTTAATTTTTGCTGGCTGGTTCCCATTCCTTTTGGAGCATATATCTTTCTTGGGAAAAGAAAAGGTTTTATTTATTCAATATATTCATTATCAATATTTATTGTACTGCTTTTTATAACTACTTTTTTTTCATTTAATTCTATAGAGATTTCATACACAAAAATTCGGTATACAGATATACTTGTAGTCAGCTTCAATATTATAATCAGCTGTTTATTTGTTTATTATAAAGATAAAATGAAAGAACAGGAGCTGCTTTCTACTATAGAAAAAAGAGAGCAGATCACTCTTCCTATCACATTAGATGAAGAGGATATTTCAGATGCAAAATCATTGTTTGAAAAAATAGAAAATGAGATGATCACACAAAGATATTTCATTAATCCAAAATTTAATATTTCTCTGCTAAATACTATTTTAAAATCAAATAATAATTACATATCGAGAGCAATAAGGCTACAAGGGTATCCCAATTTCAACACCTATGTGAATTCACATAGAATTAATTATGTGAAGGAACTGATTGAAAAAAACGATCTGGAAAAGATAACACTCATGTATATTTACAGCGAAGCGGGATTCATCAACCAATCTACTTTTAACAGGGCTTTCAAGCAAATTGTGGGGATGACCCCAAGTGAGTATATACGGGAGGTAAAAAAATAAGCCTATCAATATGTTACAACTAAATTCTTAATACATACTGCTTATTGACAAGATGTGACTGATGACATCTTATAAATCCAAAAGGTTTTAGCATTTCATCATATTCATATATGGGTTTAGAAATTAAATATGCGGTGTTATCTTTCAAAAAAAAGTAGTATAATTATTTGATGATTCATATCGCAGAATATCCTGAACAGGGATGAATAATGCTTCTTTCTGACTTAGCTATGCCATTTTTTTATGATCAAGCGGTAATTTAATAGTACAAAACCAGGTACACTACTAAGTGAAGAGTTATCGGAATGTGTAAAGATGTAAGCCCAATGTGAATTTGGAATAAAACAAATCAGGACGAGTAATACATTCTCGTCCTGACATTTTTAGGATAATATTATTCTTAGCTGACTTTTTTAGTTAAAAACTGTAATTATAACCTACGGTACAGGTCATTTCGTTTACGTTTGGATTTTCAACAGCCTGGTTGCTGCTTCTGAACATCTGAATAAAATTCAGGTCAAAACTATGTTTTTTCCAAGGAATATAGTTAGCGCCTAGTCTAAAACCGGTCACGTTAATATTAGCTGTACGGCTTCCCGAATGGTTATAAGAAGTACCAAAACTGGTTTTAAGTTTATCTTCTTTAAGAAAAGCTTTAGTTACCGTCAGAGCCGGCCCCCAGATTGTGGAGGTCTGAGAGGCAGCAAATGTATGGGTATAATTAAAGGAAGTACCAATACTCATTTTTTTCTCCGGAAATCCTAAACTGTAGTTGATATTCGCATTATGAAATCTGGACAACCCTCCTTTTCTTACAATTCCATTTTCCCGGCTTACCATATCGTTAAGTGAATAATTAATATTAATATTCTGAACCTTTTCTTTGGTGCTGGACAGAACGTAATTGACATTGATATTGGTATTCTGTGAGATCTGTTTATAATCTATAGAATCTTTGGGCTGCTGAATCAGCAATGGATTATTGTTGATATTATTAAACTGGTTAAGCTGCCTGTTGGTAAACATCGTAAAATTGGAATAGCTTGCCGTGATCATCAGCTTATCAGACGCTTTCAAATTTGCATTTACAGCGCCTACCCAACGGCTGGTCTGCTTGAATTTCTGTTCGTCAAGATTATCCCTTTGTCTGCCTATATTTCCGGAAAGTGCCAATTTATCTTTCCAGAAAGTAAAGGCTGTATTCAGCGTAATATTTTCAAGATCATTATTAAAATAATAAGCCCCTAACGTTCTGTAGCCGGGATCTATTCTTTCATACTTTACACCAATCATTCCTTTTTTAAGTTTTAAATTGACCCCTCCGTTATATACAGAATAGCTTTGAAGCGAAGAATTTGAAGTAAGAAATTTTGATGCAATTCCTTTTTTCACAGACGCATTTGAGGAAGCTCTTAAATCCTCCACTAAAGCAGAATTGGCATATTCTCCATATACTTCCAGATTTTTATCAATCATAAAACTTCCCGTCATAGACAGTACGAGATTTTCCTGCGGCAGAACTCCTTTTGCATCGGGAGCTACGGATAAAGAACTTACATCATCTTTTGCATAAAATCCTATTAGCCCTAATTTATATTTTTCTTTTTCCCACCTGATATATGCTCCGTAGCCCATTCTTCGGTACGCCGGGATTGTACTCGGGTTTCCGTCATCTTCCACTGCTTTGTTAAGCCTTCCCGTCATTAAAGCCACTTTAAGAGGAATATTCGGAGTAAGTTCTACTCCTGCTCCTGTAAACAAAAGTCCATTAAACGTATAGGGCGAAAAGGTCATATTGGCGTCACCAATATATGCCTTGATCCATTTATATTTGGGAGCAATGCTTAATCTGTTGAATTTAAAAGGAACCTGATATCCTAACTGGCTTCCCTGGTTGGTAAAGCTGTAGGATATGGGCATCGTCCATTTATAGAGTCCTAAATTGAGATTTCCATTGAGAAAATAGGTAAACGGAGCTCTTCCATTGTACACATTAGAATTGTAAAAAACTGAGTTGGCAGAAATTCCTCCACTTATTTTAAAGGGATTCTTTTTGAGCTCTTCCATGGTTCTCTTTCCCAGGTTTTCGAGATCTACTTCCTGTGCATTACTCATCGTAAAAGCTGAAGTCAAAAGCAATAAAACAGTGCTTTTTGTATAAATTTTCTTCATAAAAAAAGCTTTAAGGTTGTTTTTGTACTTTGATATCCACCACAATATAGGAACCTGGGCCATTAGTCACAAAATTTTTGATTTTAATGGCTCCTTTTCTTCCATCTGTGGTCTGGAACAGAACAATTCTAGGAACGATGGAATTGGTAAATGGTGATTTTCCCGCATTGGTTTCCAATACATTTACAGCAGCAAAATCATCCCCGGAATCCAACGCATCAAAACCTGCCGGAGAAAGCTGTACACCCACAGATTCCTGGGAATTGATCACTTTCGTGTGGATCGCATTGGGAATTGCCATAAAGCCGGTATTCTGAACCTCATCCGGTGAAACAAACTGATTGTACAGAAATGATGAATTAAGCCCGAAGAATGCAAAATCTATTTTGGAACCATTCGTCTGATCCACCTCTCCCTGCTTAATGACAGTTCCTAATTCTGATGAAAAGAAACATCCTACCGAAGCGTGTGCACTGTTGATTCCCAGTTTGATATCTGAGAATGATAATAAATTAGTATCTGCTAAAACCGTTACCTGTTTTTGTAAGGTTTTGGTTTCTTTATCATTGGTTGATTTTAAAATGATCGTATAAGTTCCCGCAGCAGGCAGATTGATATCCGGACTGGCAGCTGTGGAAACAGCCGGAACCGCTCCTGCAATTGTCCATTCATATGAAGTGGCATTTGTGGAGAGGTTGTTAAGATGAATCAATACAGGCGCCTGATAATCATTATCTATTGCATGTACTGTCCAATTGAAATCGATGGTCATTGCAGGTTTCACGTTG
The nucleotide sequence above comes from Chryseobacterium sp. 7. Encoded proteins:
- a CDS encoding transposase; this translates as MNFKSIHIGQLIEQGVKNNEIEVSRICNFFKCSQKEVREMYLQKSLDSEILLRWSKLLEYDFFRLYSQHLILYAPPTTGLKTKNQTISLPKFRKNVYTKEVIDFILEQIHTGEMSKIQIMEKYKIPKTTLYKWINKYKK
- a CDS encoding PKD domain-containing protein gives rise to the protein MKLNKNLSWYIFLIAAIASVFNACAVEESIPVKADFSIKVINNDFSVPVKVEITNKSTGAETYEWSFEGASVTSSTEKSPQPITYAAPGVYKIKLKASNKDGNADTKEIEVKADAAVSVDFDWQMQGSDISPVTLKMINKSLGATQYLWEFDGGNPATSNEENPQVVFTTPGDHTIKLTISNGLETYSTQKTVNVKPAMTIDFNWTVHAIDNDYQAPVLIHLNNLSTNATSYEWTIAGAVPAVSTAASPDINLPAAGTYTIILKSTNDKETKTLQKQVTVLADTNLLSFSDIKLGINSAHASVGCFFSSELGTVIKQGEVDQTNGSKIDFAFFGLNSSFLYNQFVSPDEVQNTGFMAIPNAIHTKVINSQESVGVQLSPAGFDALDSGDDFAAVNVLETNAGKSPFTNSIVPRIVLFQTTDGRKGAIKIKNFVTNGPGSYIVVDIKVQKQP
- a CDS encoding helix-turn-helix domain-containing protein, which encodes MDNIKLREQEALRLKKELVTRYNYLMAIILLIYTLIFFFIINDKLVGYYCLVGTFFLVVLMYIFKDTTFPSISLEKKVQTYLIFAPLYVFFLIFYFWKYTIVNFCWLVPIPFGAYIFLGKRKGFIYSIYSLSIFIVLLFITTFFSFNSIEISYTKIRYTDILVVSFNIIISCLFVYYKDKMKEQELLSTIEKREQITLPITLDEEDISDAKSLFEKIENEMITQRYFINPKFNISLLNTILKSNNNYISRAIRLQGYPNFNTYVNSHRINYVKELIEKNDLEKITLMYIYSEAGFINQSTFNRAFKQIVGMTPSEYIREVKK
- a CDS encoding LytTR family DNA-binding domain-containing protein; this translates as MKDNTAYLISKPIYEYDEMLKPFGFIRCHQSHLVNKQYVLRI